A window from Hymenobacter volaticus encodes these proteins:
- a CDS encoding 50S ribosomal protein L25/general stress protein Ctc, whose product MKSLEIVGFKRANLGKKDSKAVRLESYVPCVLYGGAEQVHFTAPAILFRELLYTPEVHIVDLNVEGTHYRAIVQDAQFHPVNEMLLHVDFLELADGKEVKMDIPVKYVGVSPGVLAGGKLVSKLRKLKVKATPENLPDFVEVDISDLGLGKSIKVSKVVEKGFTILTNSQAPIATVAIPRALKGQMQGEK is encoded by the coding sequence ATGAAAAGCCTCGAGATTGTAGGGTTTAAAAGAGCGAATCTCGGTAAGAAGGATTCCAAGGCGGTTCGCCTTGAGTCGTACGTGCCGTGCGTGTTGTACGGTGGCGCTGAGCAGGTCCATTTTACGGCCCCCGCTATCCTCTTCCGCGAATTGTTGTACACTCCTGAAGTTCACATTGTGGACCTGAACGTGGAGGGTACGCACTACCGCGCCATTGTGCAGGATGCGCAGTTCCACCCCGTAAACGAAATGCTGCTGCACGTTGACTTCCTGGAGTTGGCTGACGGCAAAGAAGTGAAAATGGACATCCCCGTGAAGTACGTAGGCGTTTCGCCAGGCGTACTGGCTGGCGGTAAACTGGTTAGCAAGCTGCGTAAGCTAAAAGTAAAAGCTACCCCCGAAAACCTACCCGACTTCGTAGAAGTGGATATCTCCGACCTCGGCCTTGGCAAGTCTATCAAGGTAAGCAAAGTGGTAGAAAAAGGCTTCACTATCCTCACCAACTCTCAAGCTCCTATTGCTACTGTGGCTATCCCACGTGCACTGAAGGGCCAGATGCAAGGCGAGAAGTAG
- a CDS encoding CocE/NonD family hydrolase has product MKTTAILSWLLMLCCAPLFAQTTSQPNYAQQHYTKKEVYVTMRDGIKLFTAIYTPKDAAPGKKYPIMMQRTCYSVAPYGVDKYPARLGPSETMMKQGYIFVYQDVRGRWKSQGTWTNMTPVIDKKKGKEDVDEGSDTFDTIDWLVKKVANNNGRVGQWGISYPGFYTAAGILSDHPALKASSPQAPVSDFFFDDFHHNGAFLESYIFTYPVFGVQKQDTTSKAWYSAQNIKANTKDGYQFLLDLGPLKNADKYYANNFFWQETVNHPNYDEFWQKRGLPEHYKAGIKPAVMTVGGWFDAEDLRGPLSIYKTIEKKSPSTYNTIVMGPFGHGRWSRETGHTMHSNVYFGDSIATFYQRNIEAKFFAHFLKGNGDKNSGLPEAYMFDTGKKQWETFPKWPVTEATHLKMYLSADGKLEKQPAATPGTTSFISDPLKPVPYTEDLTTTMGFTPFSYMSEDQRFAGRRPDVLVYQTDVLTDDVTLGGEIMANLKVATSGTDADWVVKLIDVYPPDEPNNEYMPNKNITLSNYWQMVRSEVMPARFRNSFEKPEPMVTNQKTDVNFRLQDVLHTFKKGHRIMVQVQSTWFPFIARNPQKFVENPYKANESDYIKATHTVHGDSFIDVEVLPAAKQPVP; this is encoded by the coding sequence ATGAAAACAACCGCTATCCTGTCTTGGCTGCTGATGCTTTGTTGCGCGCCCTTGTTCGCTCAAACCACCAGCCAGCCCAACTATGCGCAGCAGCACTACACGAAAAAGGAGGTGTACGTGACCATGCGCGACGGTATCAAGCTCTTCACGGCCATCTATACCCCGAAGGATGCTGCGCCCGGCAAGAAGTACCCCATCATGATGCAGCGGACGTGCTACAGCGTGGCACCCTATGGGGTCGATAAGTATCCGGCGCGCCTTGGCCCTTCCGAAACCATGATGAAGCAAGGCTACATTTTCGTGTATCAGGATGTGCGTGGCCGCTGGAAAAGCCAAGGCACCTGGACGAACATGACGCCGGTTATCGACAAGAAGAAAGGCAAGGAAGACGTGGACGAAGGTTCCGATACCTTCGATACCATTGATTGGCTCGTTAAAAAAGTGGCCAACAACAACGGCCGAGTAGGGCAGTGGGGTATTTCATATCCAGGCTTCTATACCGCCGCCGGTATCCTTTCCGACCATCCGGCCCTTAAAGCTTCCTCCCCACAAGCACCAGTATCCGACTTTTTCTTCGACGACTTCCACCACAACGGCGCCTTTCTGGAGTCGTACATCTTCACATATCCAGTGTTTGGCGTGCAAAAGCAGGATACTACCAGCAAGGCCTGGTACAGCGCGCAAAATATTAAAGCCAACACCAAGGACGGCTACCAGTTTCTGCTGGATTTAGGCCCGCTCAAGAATGCCGATAAGTACTACGCCAACAATTTCTTCTGGCAGGAAACCGTCAACCACCCCAACTACGACGAATTCTGGCAGAAACGCGGTTTGCCCGAACACTACAAGGCCGGCATAAAGCCCGCCGTAATGACCGTGGGCGGCTGGTTCGATGCCGAAGACCTCCGGGGGCCGCTCAGCATCTACAAAACCATCGAGAAGAAAAGCCCCTCTACCTACAACACTATCGTAATGGGACCTTTTGGGCACGGCCGTTGGTCGCGCGAAACGGGCCACACAATGCACAGCAACGTGTACTTCGGCGACAGTATCGCCACTTTCTACCAGCGCAATATCGAGGCGAAGTTCTTCGCGCACTTTCTGAAAGGCAATGGGGACAAAAACTCGGGCCTGCCCGAAGCATACATGTTTGACACCGGCAAAAAGCAATGGGAGACGTTTCCGAAGTGGCCCGTCACAGAGGCGACGCACCTGAAGATGTACCTGAGTGCCGATGGCAAACTGGAAAAGCAGCCCGCCGCCACTCCAGGCACCACCAGCTTTATCAGCGACCCACTCAAGCCCGTGCCCTACACCGAAGACCTGACCACCACCATGGGCTTCACACCGTTCAGTTACATGAGCGAAGACCAGCGCTTCGCCGGCCGCCGCCCCGATGTACTCGTCTACCAAACCGACGTGCTAACCGATGACGTAACGCTCGGCGGCGAAATCATGGCCAACCTCAAAGTAGCCACCTCCGGCACCGACGCCGATTGGGTGGTCAAACTCATTGATGTGTACCCGCCCGATGAGCCCAACAACGAGTACATGCCCAATAAGAACATCACCCTCAGCAACTATTGGCAAATGGTGCGCTCCGAAGTGATGCCTGCTCGTTTCCGCAATAGCTTCGAGAAGCCGGAACCTATGGTGACCAACCAAAAAACCGACGTGAACTTTAGGTTGCAGGATGTGCTGCACACCTTCAAGAAAGGGCACCGCATCATGGTACAAGTGCAGAGCACATGGTTTCCGTTTATAGCCCGCAACCCGCAGAAATTCGTTGAAAACCCGTACAAGGCCAATGAAAGCGACTATATCAAAGCCACTCACACCGTGCATGGCGACAGTTTCATTGATGTAGAAGTATTGCCCGCCGCCAAACAGCCGGTACCGTAA
- the atpD gene encoding F0F1 ATP synthase subunit beta, translated as MANTGKITQVIGPVVDVSFAGENAKLPNILDALEVTKDNGQVVILECQQHLGEDRVRTIAMDSTEGLTRGALVRDLGAPMSMPTGEGVKGRLFNVIGQAIDGIPQPKSEGGLPIHRQPPPFEDLATSSEILFTGIKVIDLLAPYVKGGKIGLFGGAGVGKTVLIMELVNNIAKAYEGLSVFAGVGERTREGNDLLREFIESDIIKYGEEFKHSMEAGGWDLTKVDQNELLKSQATLVFGQMNEPPGARARVALSGLTIAENFRDGDGSGAGRDILFFIDNIFRFTQAGSEVSALLGRMPSAVGYQPTLATEMGAMQERITSTKRGSITSVQAVYVPADDLTDPAPANTFAHLDATTVLSRKISELGIYPAVDPLDSTSRILSADVLGEEHYNTAQRVKEILQRYKELQDIIAILGMDELSEEDKLTVNRARRVQRFLSQPFFVAEQFTGLAGVLVDIKDTIKGFNAIIDGAYDHLPEAAFNLVGTIEDAVAKGEKLIAEAK; from the coding sequence ATGGCGAATACCGGCAAAATCACCCAGGTTATTGGTCCCGTCGTGGACGTGAGCTTCGCGGGTGAAAACGCAAAGCTTCCCAATATTCTCGACGCCCTCGAAGTTACGAAAGACAACGGCCAGGTGGTAATCCTGGAGTGTCAGCAACACCTGGGCGAAGACCGTGTGCGTACCATCGCCATGGACTCAACTGAAGGCCTGACCCGCGGCGCCCTAGTGCGCGACCTCGGTGCTCCTATGTCGATGCCAACCGGCGAAGGCGTCAAGGGCCGTCTTTTCAACGTAATCGGTCAAGCCATCGACGGCATTCCACAGCCAAAGAGCGAAGGTGGTTTGCCTATTCACCGGCAGCCGCCACCGTTCGAGGATCTGGCTACATCGTCGGAAATCCTGTTTACGGGTATCAAAGTAATCGACCTGCTTGCCCCTTATGTTAAGGGTGGTAAAATTGGTTTGTTTGGTGGTGCCGGCGTAGGCAAAACCGTACTGATCATGGAGCTGGTAAACAACATTGCTAAGGCCTACGAAGGTCTGTCGGTGTTTGCTGGTGTGGGTGAGCGTACCCGCGAAGGCAACGACTTGCTCCGCGAATTCATTGAATCCGACATCATCAAGTATGGTGAGGAGTTCAAGCACTCGATGGAAGCTGGTGGCTGGGACCTAACCAAGGTTGACCAGAACGAACTGCTGAAGTCGCAGGCTACCTTGGTGTTCGGCCAGATGAACGAGCCTCCCGGAGCTCGTGCCCGCGTGGCCCTGTCGGGTCTGACGATTGCCGAGAACTTCCGCGACGGCGACGGTTCTGGTGCTGGCCGCGACATCCTGTTCTTCATCGACAATATCTTCCGCTTCACGCAGGCTGGTTCCGAAGTATCGGCTCTGTTGGGCCGGATGCCATCGGCCGTAGGTTACCAGCCTACGCTGGCAACTGAAATGGGTGCCATGCAGGAGCGTATTACTTCTACCAAGCGTGGTTCTATCACATCGGTACAGGCAGTATATGTACCTGCCGATGACTTGACTGACCCAGCCCCGGCTAACACCTTTGCTCACTTGGACGCTACTACGGTATTGAGCCGTAAAATCTCCGAGCTTGGCATATACCCAGCCGTTGACCCATTGGACTCCACGTCGCGTATCCTCTCTGCCGACGTACTCGGTGAGGAGCACTACAACACGGCCCAGCGTGTGAAAGAGATTCTGCAGCGCTACAAAGAGTTGCAGGACATCATCGCCATCTTGGGTATGGACGAACTCAGCGAAGAAGATAAGCTGACCGTAAACCGCGCCCGCCGGGTGCAGCGCTTCTTGTCGCAGCCGTTCTTCGTGGCCGAGCAGTTCACGGGCCTCGCCGGTGTACTGGTTGACATCAAAGACACCATCAAAGGCTTCAACGCTATTATTGATGGTGCTTATGACCACCTGCCCGAAGCCGCTTTCAACTTGGTAGGCACCATTGAGGATGCTGTTGCGAAAGGTGAGAAGCTGATTGCCGAAGCGAAGTAA
- the atpC gene encoding ATP synthase F1 subunit epsilon yields MHLEIITPDRKVFEGEVTSAQFPGADGLFEVLNNHAPLISALKEGDVVLNSATGRASFHIEGGVVEVLRNNVIVLAEGASA; encoded by the coding sequence ATGCATTTAGAAATCATCACGCCGGATCGGAAAGTATTTGAAGGCGAGGTTACGTCGGCTCAGTTTCCAGGGGCTGATGGGCTGTTCGAGGTTCTCAACAACCACGCACCACTTATTTCGGCTCTGAAGGAAGGCGACGTCGTGCTGAACAGTGCTACCGGCCGTGCTTCCTTCCACATCGAAGGTGGCGTGGTAGAGGTACTCCGCAACAATGTAATCGTACTGGCCGAAGGCGCTTCAGCGTAG
- a CDS encoding PKD domain-containing protein, whose protein sequence is MFHWKRYHCWARCFAKRPSRGRYPSYSRLVPESFSSIGSPTILFAPDGTPLPAPSTRPKPDITSIDGVSTTFFSGAARPDPQDGYLFFGTSAAAPNAAAVAALVWQAEPNLTQAQLKIRLQNTARDLGPAGFDNFTGAGLINAYSAIFGPSTPIVGPFIDTFDGPPGLARAWELTDRNGARSLVRSDFDPASAPGQLVQDGFFPNTTVGNGTSEATLRLNLSATPTGGWNLTFRHKKFTGELDNQMPATFTGTSNTDGVALSVDGGVTWYRVADLTGTAATTSYQTVTVDLSAFASANSLALGTDVRLRFQRFGSTRVDAAATNQRGGRAFDDVAVTGPVANQAPVPLFSTSSSPANPICPGSTVQFESTTLFGTPTAYAWSFPGGNPSTSTIANPVVTYATAGSYDVTLTITTANGTATRTVPGAVVVSAELPVAGFIVRPRTPLCPGTVVSFLNQSTNTRCTTTYAWTFAGGSPATSTELNPKVTFASAGTYTVTLTATNANGSNTSTRSVIIQAGAALPYAETFQSGLPATWAVFNPDNGITWSYAPSVTRKDGTTGPSLALPFGPYSTLGQRDSLQSPLLDLRAQTQATLRFDLAYAPIVDTPSGNDSLAVDVFAACTNARLGRAYLKSAVAGLPTTTPRDAYFTPTAANQWRQENVDLTAYANQQVYLRFVTFNQFGNNLYLTNVRVDNSGVLSARTQADSPSLLVYPNPAANGASLTLQLPQVAGAASIRLVDAVGRISWQTQWTLSGNASLHRTLPVNLAPGLYTVLCQTADGQQFSRRVLVQ, encoded by the coding sequence ATATTTCACTGGAAGCGGTACCATTGTTGGGCACGCTGCTTCGCTAAGCGCCCAAGCCGTGGCCGCTACCCCTCCTATAGCCGGCTAGTTCCCGAGAGTTTCTCTTCCATTGGTTCCCCTACCATCCTGTTCGCACCCGATGGTACGCCTCTGCCCGCACCAAGCACCCGGCCCAAGCCAGATATTACCTCCATTGACGGCGTAAGCACCACGTTCTTTTCAGGGGCAGCCCGGCCTGACCCCCAAGATGGCTATCTGTTCTTTGGTACGTCGGCAGCGGCTCCCAACGCCGCCGCCGTGGCCGCTTTGGTATGGCAGGCCGAGCCAAACCTAACCCAGGCCCAGCTGAAAATACGCTTGCAAAACACGGCGCGCGACCTAGGTCCCGCCGGCTTCGATAACTTCACTGGCGCTGGCCTGATCAATGCATACAGCGCTATTTTCGGTCCGAGTACGCCAATAGTGGGACCTTTCATCGACACGTTTGATGGACCTCCCGGCTTGGCGCGGGCTTGGGAACTAACAGACCGGAATGGTGCTCGCTCATTGGTGCGCAGTGATTTCGACCCCGCTTCAGCTCCTGGTCAGTTGGTTCAGGACGGCTTCTTTCCAAATACCACCGTAGGCAACGGCACCAGCGAAGCCACTTTGCGCTTGAATTTATCGGCTACGCCTACGGGCGGTTGGAACCTTACTTTCCGGCACAAGAAGTTTACGGGTGAATTAGACAACCAGATGCCAGCTACCTTCACTGGCACCAGCAACACCGATGGCGTAGCATTGAGCGTGGATGGTGGTGTCACGTGGTATCGTGTAGCCGACTTAACCGGGACTGCTGCTACCACCAGCTACCAAACCGTTACCGTTGATCTTAGCGCGTTTGCTTCAGCAAACTCTTTAGCGCTAGGTACTGATGTACGTTTGCGCTTTCAACGCTTTGGCAGCACCCGTGTTGATGCAGCCGCAACCAACCAACGTGGTGGCCGCGCTTTCGATGATGTGGCTGTAACTGGCCCGGTTGCAAATCAAGCTCCAGTACCGCTGTTTTCCACTTCCAGTTCGCCTGCCAATCCAATTTGCCCAGGCTCAACGGTACAGTTTGAAAGCACTACGCTATTCGGTACGCCTACGGCTTACGCATGGAGCTTTCCGGGCGGCAACCCGTCTACTAGCACCATTGCCAACCCTGTTGTGACTTACGCTACGGCTGGTAGCTATGATGTAACCTTGACTATAACCACTGCCAACGGCACGGCCACGCGTACGGTGCCCGGCGCGGTAGTAGTATCAGCAGAACTGCCTGTGGCCGGCTTTATCGTACGGCCGCGTACACCCCTATGTCCTGGTACTGTTGTCTCGTTCCTAAACCAATCAACCAATACGCGCTGCACTACCACCTATGCCTGGACCTTCGCGGGTGGCTCGCCAGCTACCAGCACCGAGCTAAACCCCAAGGTTACGTTTGCATCGGCTGGCACCTACACGGTTACGCTCACGGCTACTAATGCCAACGGTTCCAACACCTCGACTCGTAGCGTTATCATTCAGGCTGGCGCGGCGCTGCCCTACGCCGAAACGTTCCAAAGCGGATTGCCCGCTACCTGGGCTGTGTTCAACCCTGATAATGGCATTACCTGGTCGTATGCGCCAAGTGTGACGCGCAAGGACGGAACCACCGGTCCTTCCCTGGCTCTACCTTTCGGTCCTTATAGCACCCTTGGGCAGCGCGACTCGCTTCAGTCGCCGCTTCTAGATTTGCGCGCTCAAACGCAGGCCACTCTGCGGTTCGATTTAGCTTATGCTCCGATTGTAGATACCCCCTCCGGCAATGACTCCCTAGCTGTCGATGTCTTTGCAGCGTGCACCAACGCTCGTTTGGGCCGGGCTTATTTGAAATCCGCAGTTGCCGGACTACCAACTACAACCCCGCGGGATGCCTATTTCACGCCTACTGCGGCTAACCAGTGGCGGCAAGAGAACGTGGACTTGACTGCTTACGCCAACCAGCAGGTGTATCTGCGGTTCGTGACTTTCAACCAGTTTGGCAACAACCTGTATCTGACAAATGTACGAGTGGACAACAGCGGCGTGCTTTCCGCCCGTACTCAGGCTGACTCGCCTAGCCTACTAGTATATCCTAACCCAGCAGCTAACGGCGCTAGCCTGACGCTTCAGTTGCCACAGGTTGCGGGAGCAGCGTCTATCCGCTTGGTTGACGCCGTGGGTCGTATAAGCTGGCAGACGCAATGGACGCTGAGTGGCAATGCTTCGCTCCACCGGACGTTACCTGTAAACCTAGCCCCTGGCCTCTACACAGTTCTCTGCCAAACTGCTGATGGTCAGCAGTTCTCGCGCCGCGTGCTGGTCCAGTAG